The Gemmatimonas sp. DNA window GGCAAGACGATCCTCATGCAGCAGCTCGCGAACGCGATCATCGAGAACCATCCCGAGATCACGCTCATCGTGCTGCTGATCGACGAGCGCCCGGAAGAAGTGACCGACATGCAGGCCAGCTGTCCCAAGGCCGAGGTCATCTGCTCCACGTTCGACGAAACGGCCGACCGCCATGTGCAGGTGGCCGACATGGTCATCGAAAAGGCCAAGCGCATGGTGGAGTCGGGGCAGGACGTCGTGATTCTGCTCGATTCCATTACGCGACTGGCCCGCGCGCACAACGCCGTGGCCCCGCAGGGCGGCAAGATCATGTCGGGCGGCATGGAAGCGTCGGCGATGCAGAAGCCCAAGGCATTCTTCGGCGCAGCCCGCAATCTCAAGGAAGGCGGCTCGCTCACGATCGTGGCCACCGCCCTCATCGAGACGAACTCGCGCATGGACGAGCTGATCTTCGAGGAGTTCAAGGGCACCGGCAACATGGAGCTCGTGCTCGATCGCAAGCTGGCCAACCAGCGCATCTTCCCGGCCATCGACATCAATAAGTCGGGCACCCGTCGTGAGGAGCTGTTGCTCACGCCGTTCGAACAGCAGCGCATCTATCTACTCCGCGCGTTCCTGGCCGACATGCCGTCCGACGAGGCGCTGCAGTTCCTGATCAAGCGTATGGAACGCGCCGAGAACAACAAAGAATTCTTCGAACAGATGGCGGAACCCTGAAAACCTCTATGTCCTACACGCCATGAATGCTACGACCGGACGCCTCCTCGCTGTGGACTGGGGGGACAAGCGTATCGGGCTGGCCGTCAGTGATGAACTGGGCATGCTCGCGTCGTCCGCCGGCACCATCACGCGCCGCGCGGGCAAACGGCCGCCGATCGCCGAACTGATGCGCCGCGCCGACGAACTCGGCGTGACCGGCTACGTGTTCGGCTTGCCGATCGATCCGGCGGGTCTGGAAACCGATCGCTGCCGCGAAGTGCGCGATGTGGCCGCCAAGCTGATTTCGCGTCAGCCGCTCCCCGTGCGTTTGGTCGACGAGCGCTTCACCACGTCGGCCGCGCTCCGCAGCATCAAGGAGCAGGGCGGCAGCACGCGCGGTCGCAAAGAAGAGGTGGACGCATTGGCCGCCTGCATTCTGCTGGAAGGCGTGCTGCGGGCGTCGGCGCAGGGCGTCACGCTGGGCGAGCTGGTCGAGGCGTAAATGGCACGGCGCTCGCGCTCACGCGGCGGCCTGACCCGTATCCTGTTGCTCTCCGCCCTCGTGGTGGCCGCGTGGTACGCGTACGGCGAGATCGAAGGCGGTGGTGATGGTACCACGTCCAGCGAGCGCGTGATGATTCCCAAGGGCGCATCGATGCTCGCCGCCGCCGAGTCACTGGCGGTGCACGATGTGATCGGATCGCCGCGCTTGTTTCGCTGGTACACGGCGGCCGCCGGACGCGAGCGCACCATCAAGCCCGGCACCTATCAATTTCCATCGGGCGCCGGCTATGCCTATGTGCTCGACGCGCTCGTCACCGGGCGCGGCATCATGCGCACGGTGGTCATTCCCGAAGGCTTCGATCTGCGCGACATCGCGCCCGTACTGACCAAAGCGCTGTCGGTGCCGGAAGACTCCGTGCGGGTCGCCGTGACCGACACCACGTGGCGGCGGAAGCTCAACGTGCCGGCCGCGTCGCTCGAGGGATACCTCTTTCCCGCCACCTACGCGTTCGCCGATGGCACCACGGCGCGCGAGGCGGTGAATGCGATGCTCGAGCGCTTCGAATCTGTCTGGAAGCCCGAATGGGATGCGCGCGTGAAAGCGATGGCGATTTCGCGGCACGATGCCATCACCATGGCGTCCATCGTCGAGAAGGAAGCGCGCAAGCCTGAAGAGCGCGCGCTGATCTCGGCCGTCTACTGGAATCGCGTGAAGAAGGGCATGCTGCTGCAGGCCGATCCCACCGTGCAGTACGCGCTCCCGCAACACGTGGATCGCGTGTTCTACAAGGATCTCGACGTGGAATCGAAGTACAACACGTACAAGTACGTTGGCCTGCCGCCGGGCCCGATCGCCTCACCCGGTGAAGCATCGATTGCCGCTGCGCTGGCGCCGGCCGATGTGCCGTATCTGTTCTTCGTGGCGCGCGCCGATGGCGGTCACGAATTCCGTACCACGTTCGCCGAGCATCAGCAGGCGATCGCCGACATCAAGCGGGCGAAGCGCCAAGGCACACGATGAGTCGCGCTCCCCGTATGGAAGGGGCCGCGGTGGTGTCCCGTCGCGCCGTGCAGCGTCTGCGAGGGGGACATCCGTGGGTGTTCCGTTCCGATGTCGAACGCCGGCCGTCGCAGCCCGCCGGCATCGTGCCAATAGAAGGCCCCGACGGCGCGCCGTTGGGCTTTGCGTTGTGGAGTCCGCTGTCGGAAATCTCGTTGCGTCGTGTCGAGACCGATCTCTCGCGCACGCCCGATGCCGCCTGGTGGCACCAGAAGCTGCGCACGGCGATCGCACGTCGAGCGTCGTTGGCCGGTGAAGCGAACGCGTATCGACTCGTGCACGGTGAAGGCGACGGCTTGCCGTCGCTGGTCGTCGACAAGTACGGCGACGTGCTGGTGGTGCAGTTGCTGTCGGCCGGCGTGGATGCCTGGACCGACACCATCGTGTCATCGCTGGTGGAGCTCACGGGCTGCACAGGCATTCTGGCGCGCAACGATCCCGCCGCGCGCGGTCGCGAAGGGCTGCCGCGCGAAGTGAAGCTGCTGTACGGCGAGGTGCCGCGTACGGTGGAAGTGGTGGAGCACGGCGTGCGCTATCTCGCCGCGCCGTGGGATGGCCAGAAGACGGGCGCGTTCCTCGATCAGCGCGAGAACCGTGTGCTGATCGGATCACTGGCCCGCGGTCAGGCGCTGGATTGTTTTGCGTATCACGGCAGCTTCGCGCTGCATCTGGCCAAGAAGGCCGACCAGGTGTTCGCGCTTGATGTATCGGCGCCGGCCTTGGCACGCGTGCATGAGCATGCTGAGCGTAACGGACTCACCAACATCGAGCCGGTGGAGGGCGACGCCTTCGATATCCTGCGCGCGTGGTACCGCGAGGGCCGTCGCTTCGACACGATCGTGGTCGACCCGCCGGCGTTTGCGAAAACCAGGAGCGCCATCGACGGCGCGCTCCGCGGGTACAAGGACATCAACCTGCAGGCCATGCGCTTGCTGGCGCCGGGCGGCCTGCTGTTCACCGCCAGCTGCAGCTTTCATCTGTCGCGCGGGCATTTCTTCGAGATGTTGCAGGATGCGTCGGCCGACAGCGGGCGCGCGTTCGCGCTGCGCGCCATCACCGGCCAGCCGCTGGATCATCCTGAACTGATCACCGTGCCGGAGACCGGCTACCTCAAGGGTGCCCTGCTCGAAGCGATGAGCTGAGCGTGCATCTCGCGATCGAAGCCATCAAGCTGCTGCATGAGCGTCGTGGCATCGGTCGCTACATGCGCAACCTGCTGCCGCAGTTCGTGGAGCGGGACCCGTCGCTTCGATTCACGATGTACGTGCGGCGCGACGAAGACATCGCGCTGCTGCGGGCACATATGGCCACGCTGCACGCCGCCCTGCCCGACCGCACCACCGTGGCCCACGTGCGCGAGTTGCCGCGCACCGACGCCGATGTGGTGTGGTATCCGTGGAATTTCATCACTGTGGCCGCGCCGCACCGACCGATGGTGGTCACGATGCACGACGTGGCGCCCATGCTGCAGCTGGATCATCGCTGGTGGAAGCTGCTCAAGCGGCTGCGCTTCACGCGCCGCTACCAGCACACGATGCAGCGCGCCGCGGCGGTGCTCACGGTGTCGGAGTTCAGCAAATCCGAGATCGTGCGCTACCTCGGCGCTGACGCCTCGCGCATCACCGTGACGCCGCTCGCGGCCGATGATCTGCCCGTCCAGGGCCCGGATGCGTCGCGCCCGATCGACGCCACGGGCCTTGGCGGTCCGTTCTTCATGACGGTGGGCGGTCAGGAAGGGCGCAAGAATCTGCGCACGCTGTATGCGGCCATGAACGCGCTCTACGCGAATGGTCTGCGTATTCCGCTCGTGCAGTGCGGCCCCGGCATGTCGTCGAACACGCGGGCGATCGCCGGCCAAGCGCCGTGGTTGCATCACGTGGGATTCGTGAGCGACGCCGAGTTGGTCACGCTGTATCGTCGCGCCGTGGCGTTGGTACTGCCGTCGCGCTACGAGGGGTTTGGCTTACCGGTACTCGAAGCCATGCGCGCCGGCTGCCCGGTGATCTGCGCCGACAGCAGCGCCTTACCGGAAGTGGCGGGGAGCGCCGCGCTGCTGTTTCCGTGGGAGGATGCCGCGGCGTTGGCCGCGCAGATGACGCGACTGGCGAACGATCCCGTGTTGCGAGAGGCGCAGATCGCTGCCGGCATCGTGCATGCGTCGCGCTTTTCGTGGTCGCGCGTGGCCGATCAGACGCTCGCCTGTTTCCGTCGCGTTGTTTGACGGTGTCGACGATGCATCTGGCCATCGAAGCCACCAAGCTGCTGGGCGAACGCCGCGGGATCGGGCGCTACGTGCGCAACCTGCTGCGGCAATTCGTGCAGCAGCGACCCGGCATGCGCTTCACGATGTATGTGTCGCGTCTCGACGACGCGGCGCCACTCATAGAATTGTTGGCCTCATGGCACGAGATGATTCCGGCGCGCACCAGTATCGCGCTCATCGATACGTTATCGCAGACCGACGCCGACGTCGTGTGGTATCCGTGGAATCTCATCACGAAAGCGGCGCGCCGGCCGATGGTGGTAAGCACGCTCGACCTCGCGCCCATGCTGCAGCTGGATGATCAGTGGTGGCGCGTGCTCAAGCGACTCAAGTATCGCCGCCGCTATCAGCGCACCGCCGCGATGGCCACGGCCGTGCTCACCATTTCCGAGTTCAGCAAGCGCGAGATCGTGGAACGGTTGCAGGTCGATCCGTCGCGCGTGTCGGTCACACTGCTGGCCGCCGACGACCTGCCACTCGACGACCTCTCGCTCGCCGAAACGCGTCCCCCTCTTCCGGCGCACGCGGCAACGCCCTCCGGCCCGTTCTTCCTCACGGTGGGTGGTCAGGAAGGGCGCAAGAATCTGCGTACGCTGTACGAGGCGATGGCCCTGCTGCATGCGCACGGGATGACTGTCACGTTGGTGCAGTGCGGTCCCGGGATGTCGCCGGCCACGCGCGCGCTGTACGGCGCCGCCCCCTGGCTCACGCATGTGGGATACGTGACCGACGAGCAGTTAGTGGCGCTGTATCGGCGCGCCACGGCGCTCGTGTTTCCGTCGCGCTACGAGGGCTTCGGCTTGCCGGTGCTCGAAGCCATGCGCGTGGGCGGCGCGGTGATCTGCGCCGACGCCAGTTCATTGCCGGAAGTGGCCGGCGAAGCGGCGCTGCGCTTTGCGTGGAACGACGCGCGGGCGTTGACCGCGCAGATGATGCGCGTGCTGCAGGAGCCGGGGCTGCGTGATGCACTCATCGCTGATGGACACGCGCAAGCCGCGCGATTTAGCTGGGCGAAGACGGCGGCCGACACGCTGGCGTGCTTCGACCGCGCCGCAGCCCACGGTGTGTCGCGTGCGGTCTAGCGTCGCTGACAGCGCGGGCAGTAGAAGCTGCTGCGTCCGGCCTGCGGCAAGCGCTTGAGCGTCGCGCCGCAACGGCGACACGGTTCACCGTCGCGGCCGTACACGCGCCAGATCTCGTTCTCGTCCACGTCGTCACGCCCATAGTAGCGCTCGGTCGGCGCCGTCTCGAGCACCAGGCGCACCGCATCGCGCAGGCGCGTCACGCGTTCGCGCGACAACGTGTTGGCGCCGGTGGCCGGATGCACGCGCGCTTCCCACAGCGCTTCCGATGCGTAGATGTTGCCCACGCCGGCGACCAGTTTCTGATCGAGCAGCGCCGGCTTGATCGGTCCGCGGCGTCTCGCCAGCGCGGTGCGAAACCCGTCGACCGTGAAGTCGTCGGTGAGTGGTTCGGGGCCGATCGCCGGCGGCACGAAGGCACCGGCGGCGTGCAGTCGCACCACGCTGAGCGCCCGACTGTCCACTAACGACACGCGCACGCCGTCGGCCGTTTCCAGACGCACCCGCTCGTGGCGCGGGGGCGCCTCACCCGCGCGAGTGAACTCCCAGTCGCCGGTCATCCGGAAATGCACCTCGAGAATCGCCCCGCCCTGCAGATGCACCAGCTGGATCTTGGCTCGGCGTTCCACCCGGTCGATCGTGAGCCCTTCGGCGGCCCGTCTGGCCTCCTCCGGTAGGTGGCACTGTTGGGACGGGTGCAAGGCGTCGAGGCGGGAGATCACGCGGCCGGCGACCGCCGAACGCAGGCGCGAGGCGGCGAATTCGACTTCGGGCAGCTCGGGCATACGGCGGGGGTAAAGGAGACGGGACGGAGGCGCCGCGCGGTAGCACTGTCGCGGCACCATCCCAACTGTAATGCCGAAAGACACTTGGAAGTGCGAGGATCACAAATACGACGCCGATTTCCTCTTGCGTTCCGGCAGGCGACACCTACTTTATCCACATTCCATCCACACCTCTGGGGCACTGCTATCCAATCTCCCCGATCGCTCAAGTACGAGTACGAGCTGTTCGTCGAACGTGAGATCGAGGACTACAAGGACTCGGTGTCGCGCGGCGCGCTGCTCAAGATCGGCGACGAAGCCGTGGAAGTGCTGCGCAAGCAGGATCAGATCGCGCTCACCGAGATGGTCGTGTGGCAGGAAGTCGACCGGCTGATCACCAAACGTCTGCGACTGCCCACGTACGCCACGTGGAAGCGCCGTCGGCTCAAGATGCTCGCGCAGTACCAGACGCCCGAGCACTGGGGCATCGACCCCAACGCGATGCTGGTCCGCGCCCTCGCCGACTCCAGCGATCGGCATGTGCTGGTGGCCGGTGCGGAGCGGGAAGGCCCGGCGCTGTATCTCGCGGCACGCGGGTGTGCCGTGACCGCCGTGGAGCCCGCCGAAGACGCCGTAGAGCGCGTCGTGCGGGCGGCTGAAGCCGCAGGGCTTACCGAGCGCGTTCGTGGCTACTGCGCCGATCTTGGTGGCTGGGCGCCCGACGTGGAATTGCATGGCGTGGTCTGCTCACCGACCGCCTTTGCCGGTCTCACCACGCAGGATCGCGCCCGCGTGATCGAGGTGCTGCAGAGTGCGACGGTCGACGGCGGCGTGCATCTCGTGGAAACGATCGCGGCCGGTACCGAGAGCATGCATGATGGCTTCCCGCTCGAGGAGCTGCGCTCTCGCTACCGCGGCTGGACGATCTCCGTCGAGAAGACCGTGGGACTTCGCGAGACATTCATGGCGCGGAAGGATTTCGCCGTCGCCTAAGCGGCGCTGAGTCGGGAACCGGCACGCGCCTGTGTCGTTTACACACACAGAACTTGAATTTGTGACGTGTCAGTAGGACACCGCCGACGTGGCTCACGTCGGCGTTCGTTTTTAAGTTGTTTAATATCAACACTTTAGAAATTAGCACCAGGTGGCACTGGGCGTGCTTATACAGACTGCGACGAGTCGCTTCTGTGCGACTCTGCAGTGCTCACACTCGGGGTGGAGGATCACCCACAATGCGTCTCAAAGAGTCAGTGCTCGTGCTGCAACAGCGCGAACCCATGGGGATCGTGATCGCCGACGGTGGACCCGGCGATCGTCCGTCGCGTTTCGCCGCCTTCGTGTGGGGTCCGGTGCCCGACGACGAGGTGCTGGAGATCGAGCGCGTGACGGAGTTCGTCGCCGCCTCCTGAACAAGATCGAAGGACATTGAAGGACCTCATGGAAACGTGAAAGGCGCCGGCAGACATGCCGGCGCCTTCGCGTTTATACACCTGCAAACGGCACGAACGCGTAATTACGCGGCGACCGGCGCCGGAGCGACAACCTTCTTGGCGCGCTTGGTGGCCTTGCGGGCACCCTTCTTCGCAGCCTTCTTGGCGCCCTTCTTCGCGGCCTTCTTCGTGGCCTTCTTGGCACCCTTCTTTGCAGCCTTCTTGGCAACCTTGCGGGTCGCCTTCTTGGCGGTCTTACGGGTCGCCTTCTTGGCCGCCTTCTTCACCGACTTCTTCGCGGCCTTCTTTGCGCCCTTCTTCGCGACCTTGCGGGTCGCCTTCTTCGCGACCTTACGGCCACCCTTCTTTGCCGCCTTCTTGGCGGCCTTCTTGGCAGGAGCCATTTCGAAAAATCCTCTCGAGGAGGGTTGGATCGCACTCCCTTTCCCCCGGTGGAAAGGTGAGCTCACACAAGGCGCGGCGCATGCACCGCGGTCTTATGCGCTACACGGTCTCCAGAGGAGTCGTGCAGGTGGATGTCCGCGTCGACCAGCGACGGGACCAGGCAGGAGCACCACACAGCGCAGAAACGCAAAACGCGTAACGCGGCCGCACAGGACGTTCACGAAGGACGGGGGAGATGCGCGCGAGGCAACGAATACCACATCGAATGCCGATGGTGTCGTGGGAGGCGACGACACGAAGACTGCGCGGCTCACGCATCGCCATGGCGACAGCGGAGCAAGCCGTCGCTCCGCGCACAGGCGCGAGCAGCGACGACGAAACCGTGGCCTGAACCGAACTGCGGTTCGCCACGCCAGAGGTGGTCGCCGAAGCGACCGTGGACTGCTCGAGGAACTCGTGCCGTTTTATGGCCACGCGTTGCCGATGAGGATTGCGCACCCTGTTGCCGTGTAGCGGGAACCACGGACACCCGGATGTGGACAGAACACGCAAGTCGTTGAATTCACGCGAATATACGCGTGGATAATTCAAGTGCGCAATAGCGCGTATAAAGAACGCGCGCGATTACATCACCCGAATCCAAAATCGGACGTCGAAATCCGGACTTCCACGCGCTCCGCGCGCGTGCGACTTTTCGCGTTCTGACCGCACGACGATCTCTCCTGGGAGTGACATGAAAGCGCTGGTGAAGCAAACGGCTGGTCGTGGACTGACGCTGACCGAGGTGCCTGAGCCTACGATCCGCGACGACGAGGTGCTCATTCGCGTGCGCAGCGCCGGCGTCTGCGGCACCGACGTGCACATCTACGAGTGGGACGCCTGGGCTTCCGGACGCTGCAAGCCGCCGTTCATCTGCGGCCATGAGTTCGCCGGCGATGTCGTCGCCGTCGGCAGCTTTGTCGAGAGCGTGAAGGTCGGCGACCGCGTCACCGCCGAGGGACACATCGTCGACGAGCGCTCGCTGTTCAGCCGCACCGGCAACGCGCACGCCGACCCGTCCACCAAGATCATCGGCGTCGACCGTGACGGCTGCTTCGCCGAGTACATCGCGATGCCCGCTACCAACGTCTGGCACCTCGACGATTCGATCAGTTACGACATCGGCGGCATTCACGACCCGATGGGCAACGCCTTCCACACCGCGCTTACCGCCAACATTCCGGGCGCGGTCGTGCTGATCACCGGGTGCGGTCCGATCGGCGCCTTCGCCGTTGGCATCTGCAAAGCCGCCGGTGCCGCGCGTATCATCGCCACCGACGTGAACCCCAAGCGTCTCGAGCTCGCCCGTACCATGGGCGCCCACGACGCCGTCCATCCCGACGACGCCAAGGCGGCCGTCATGAAAGCGTCCGACGGCAACGGCGCCGACGTCGTGCTGGAAATGTCGGGCGTTCCCTCGGCCGTGCACCAAGCGTTCGCGCTCTGCCGCCCCGCCGGCCGCGTCAACATGCTCGGCATTCCGTCCAAGTCGATCGACATCGATTTCGCCACCGAGATCATTTTCAAGGGCCTCACCATCTACGGCGTGGTCGGCCGGCGCATGTACGACACCTGGCACCAGATGTCGCGGTTCGTGGCCTCCGGCAACTTCGATCC harbors:
- the rho gene encoding transcription termination factor Rho is translated as MRVRSACGHSRFPCLVHVAELKRKSVPELLALAASLHVTSTSGLRKQELIFRIEQALLDAETTLYGEGVLEVLPEGYGFLRSQDFNYLHGPDDIYVSPSQVKRFDLRTGDTVMGEVRPPKEWERYLALLKVERINGGDPEQSKLRSAFDNLTAKYPDERIRLERSNGEVATRICDIIAPLGKGQRALIVAPPKGGKTILMQQLANAIIENHPEITLIVLLIDERPEEVTDMQASCPKAEVICSTFDETADRHVQVADMVIEKAKRMVESGQDVVILLDSITRLARAHNAVAPQGGKIMSGGMEASAMQKPKAFFGAARNLKEGGSLTIVATALIETNSRMDELIFEEFKGTGNMELVLDRKLANQRIFPAIDINKSGTRREELLLTPFEQQRIYLLRAFLADMPSDEALQFLIKRMERAENNKEFFEQMAEP
- a CDS encoding glycosyltransferase family 1 protein, encoding MHLAIEAIKLLHERRGIGRYMRNLLPQFVERDPSLRFTMYVRRDEDIALLRAHMATLHAALPDRTTVAHVRELPRTDADVVWYPWNFITVAAPHRPMVVTMHDVAPMLQLDHRWWKLLKRLRFTRRYQHTMQRAAAVLTVSEFSKSEIVRYLGADASRITVTPLAADDLPVQGPDASRPIDATGLGGPFFMTVGGQEGRKNLRTLYAAMNALYANGLRIPLVQCGPGMSSNTRAIAGQAPWLHHVGFVSDAELVTLYRRAVALVLPSRYEGFGLPVLEAMRAGCPVICADSSALPEVAGSAALLFPWEDAAALAAQMTRLANDPVLREAQIAAGIVHASRFSWSRVADQTLACFRRVV
- a CDS encoding class I SAM-dependent rRNA methyltransferase; this encodes MSRAPRMEGAAVVSRRAVQRLRGGHPWVFRSDVERRPSQPAGIVPIEGPDGAPLGFALWSPLSEISLRRVETDLSRTPDAAWWHQKLRTAIARRASLAGEANAYRLVHGEGDGLPSLVVDKYGDVLVVQLLSAGVDAWTDTIVSSLVELTGCTGILARNDPAARGREGLPREVKLLYGEVPRTVEVVEHGVRYLAAPWDGQKTGAFLDQRENRVLIGSLARGQALDCFAYHGSFALHLAKKADQVFALDVSAPALARVHEHAERNGLTNIEPVEGDAFDILRAWYREGRRFDTIVVDPPAFAKTRSAIDGALRGYKDINLQAMRLLAPGGLLFTASCSFHLSRGHFFEMLQDASADSGRAFALRAITGQPLDHPELITVPETGYLKGALLEAMS
- a CDS encoding glycosyltransferase family 1 protein is translated as MHLAIEATKLLGERRGIGRYVRNLLRQFVQQRPGMRFTMYVSRLDDAAPLIELLASWHEMIPARTSIALIDTLSQTDADVVWYPWNLITKAARRPMVVSTLDLAPMLQLDDQWWRVLKRLKYRRRYQRTAAMATAVLTISEFSKREIVERLQVDPSRVSVTLLAADDLPLDDLSLAETRPPLPAHAATPSGPFFLTVGGQEGRKNLRTLYEAMALLHAHGMTVTLVQCGPGMSPATRALYGAAPWLTHVGYVTDEQLVALYRRATALVFPSRYEGFGLPVLEAMRVGGAVICADASSLPEVAGEAALRFAWNDARALTAQMMRVLQEPGLRDALIADGHAQAARFSWAKTAADTLACFDRAAAHGVSRAV
- the tdh gene encoding L-threonine 3-dehydrogenase, which encodes MKALVKQTAGRGLTLTEVPEPTIRDDEVLIRVRSAGVCGTDVHIYEWDAWASGRCKPPFICGHEFAGDVVAVGSFVESVKVGDRVTAEGHIVDERSLFSRTGNAHADPSTKIIGVDRDGCFAEYIAMPATNVWHLDDSISYDIGGIHDPMGNAFHTALTANIPGAVVLITGCGPIGAFAVGICKAAGAARIIATDVNPKRLELARTMGAHDAVHPDDAKAAVMKASDGNGADVVLEMSGVPSAVHQAFALCRPAGRVNMLGIPSKSIDIDFATEIIFKGLTIYGVVGRRMYDTWHQMSRFVASGNFDPTPVITHRLPLEAVDDAMHLIKSGDAGKIIFQL
- the ruvX gene encoding Holliday junction resolvase RuvX encodes the protein MNATTGRLLAVDWGDKRIGLAVSDELGMLASSAGTITRRAGKRPPIAELMRRADELGVTGYVFGLPIDPAGLETDRCREVRDVAAKLISRQPLPVRLVDERFTTSAALRSIKEQGGSTRGRKEEVDALAACILLEGVLRASAQGVTLGELVEA
- the mltG gene encoding endolytic transglycosylase MltG yields the protein MARRSRSRGGLTRILLLSALVVAAWYAYGEIEGGGDGTTSSERVMIPKGASMLAAAESLAVHDVIGSPRLFRWYTAAAGRERTIKPGTYQFPSGAGYAYVLDALVTGRGIMRTVVIPEGFDLRDIAPVLTKALSVPEDSVRVAVTDTTWRRKLNVPAASLEGYLFPATYAFADGTTAREAVNAMLERFESVWKPEWDARVKAMAISRHDAITMASIVEKEARKPEERALISAVYWNRVKKGMLLQADPTVQYALPQHVDRVFYKDLDVESKYNTYKYVGLPPGPIASPGEASIAAALAPADVPYLFFVARADGGHEFRTTFAEHQQAIADIKRAKRQGTR
- the mutM gene encoding bifunctional DNA-formamidopyrimidine glycosylase/DNA-(apurinic or apyrimidinic site) lyase, yielding MPELPEVEFAASRLRSAVAGRVISRLDALHPSQQCHLPEEARRAAEGLTIDRVERRAKIQLVHLQGGAILEVHFRMTGDWEFTRAGEAPPRHERVRLETADGVRVSLVDSRALSVVRLHAAGAFVPPAIGPEPLTDDFTVDGFRTALARRRGPIKPALLDQKLVAGVGNIYASEALWEARVHPATGANTLSRERVTRLRDAVRLVLETAPTERYYGRDDVDENEIWRVYGRDGEPCRRCGATLKRLPQAGRSSFYCPRCQRR